A DNA window from Hordeum vulgare subsp. vulgare chromosome 1H, MorexV3_pseudomolecules_assembly, whole genome shotgun sequence contains the following coding sequences:
- the LOC123449624 gene encoding CDP-diacylglycerol--serine O-phosphatidyltransferase 2: protein MEAAAARQRARPRTPPAEEYDPWTAWLYKPRTISVLLVGACLLIWASGALDPEGAASHSSSTSIKRGVWAMIAVFLAYCTLQAPSTILIRPHPAFWRLVHGLAVVYLVALTFLLFQNRDDARRFMKHLSPDLGVELPERSYGADCRLYVPENPNNKFINIYETLFDEFVVAHVLGWWGKAVMIRNQALLWVLSIGFELMELTFRHMLPNFNECWWDSIILDILICNWFGIWAGMHTVRYFDGKTYEWVGLSRQPSIMGKVKRSLSQFTPAQWDKDQWQPFMGPLRFIQVLFLCVVFMMVELNTFFLKFCLWIPPRNPLVVYRLILWWLIAIPTIREYNSYLQDSKPVKKVGAFCWLSVAICIVELLICMKFGHGLFHDPMPTWLIIFWRSAGVAFMIFLLAWSWRNHQKFRRKNL from the exons atggaggcggcggcggcgaggcagaGGGCGCGGCCGCGCACGCCGCCGGCAGAGGAGTACGACCCGTGGACGGCCTGGCTCTACAAGCCGCGCACCATCTCGGTGCTCCTCGTCGGCGCATGCCTCCTCAT CTGGGCGAGTGGAGCTCTGGATCCGGAGGGCGCTGCCTCTCACAGCAGCTCCACATCTATCAAGAG GGGTGTCTGGGCTATGATTGCGGTGTTCCTCGCCTACTGCACACTCCAGGCACCATCAAC GATACTTATTCGGCCCCATCCTGCCTTCTGGCGCCTGGTGCACGGGCTGGCGGTTGTTTACCTTGTTGCTCTCACGTTTCTTCTTTTCCAG AATCGTGACGATGCTCGCCGGTTCATGAAACACCTTTCTCCTGATCTCGGAGTTG AATTACCGGAGAGATCCTATGGAGCCGATTGCCGTCTGTATGTTCCAGAAAACCCTAATAACAAGTTCATAAATATTTAT GAGACATTGTTTGATGAATTTGTTGTCGCCCATGTCTTGGGCTGGTGGGGCAAGGCTGTAATGATACGAAATCAAGCTCTCCTTTGGGTCTTGTCGATTGGCTTCGAGCTAATGGAG CTTACGTTCCGACATATGTTACCAAACTTTAATGAGTGCTGGTGGGAtagtattatcttggacatcttgatCTGCAATTGGTTTG GTATTTGGGCGGGAATGCACACGGTCCGATACTTCGATGGCAAAACATATGAATGGGTTGGACTGAGCCGACAGCCAAGCATCATGGGTAAG GTGAAGAGATCTTTGAGCCAGTTCACTCCTGCACAGTGGGACAAGGATCAATGGCAGCCATTCATGGGGCCTTTGCGGTTCATCCAAGTGCTGTTCCTCTGCGTCGTTTTCATGATGGTGGAGCTCAACACATTTTTCCTTAAGTTCTGCCTCTGGATCCCTCCGAGGAATCCCTTGGTTGTGTACAGATTGATCCTCTGGTGGCTGATTGCGATCCCGACCATCCGCGAGTACAACTCCTACCTGCAAGACAG CAAACCGGTGAAGAAGGTCGGGGCCTTCTGTTGGCTCTCTGTAGCCATATGCATAGTGGAGCTTCTTATCTGCATGAAGTTCGGGCATG GGCTTTTtcatgatccaatgcctacatggCTGATAATCTTTTGGAGGTCGGCGGGGGTAGCGTTCATGATCTTCTTGCTCGCGTGGTCGTGGAGGAATCACCAGAAATTCCGCAGAAAGAATCTCTGA